A portion of the Bifidobacterium sp. ESL0800 genome contains these proteins:
- a CDS encoding bile acid:sodium symporter family protein, translating to MEKVKKVADWITKWFTLIVIVWAVFNYFVPQTSEWAKHDTSWLLGIVLFGMGLTLSLEDFARILKQPLMVIVGTVAHYVIMPLIAVALCAIFHLDGPLAVGVILVGCCPSGTSSNVMSFLARGDVALDVSIGLLSTLLAPFMIPLLMQLLASKYVAIPWQSLFLTAVKVVLIPVALGVICHTIFKDKISKVTDVLPIISQTAILLIIGIVVAANHAGLFSTATALAIPVVILHNLCGYGLGFGFSRLMYKVYPKGFGYAQQKAITFEVGMQDSGLGATLALTSFATAPITAIPSTFFSVWHNISGSVLSSWWRRHDEKKGLVAADEADAKVETAKAAAAKA from the coding sequence ATGGAAAAGGTAAAAAAGGTAGCGGATTGGATCACCAAATGGTTCACGCTGATCGTCATTGTCTGGGCGGTGTTCAATTACTTCGTCCCGCAGACCAGCGAATGGGCCAAGCATGACACCAGCTGGCTCTTGGGCATTGTGCTCTTCGGCATGGGCCTGACGCTTTCGCTTGAGGATTTCGCACGAATTCTGAAGCAGCCGCTGATGGTCATCGTCGGCACCGTGGCCCATTACGTCATCATGCCGCTTATCGCCGTCGCCCTTTGCGCCATCTTCCACCTCGACGGCCCGCTCGCCGTCGGCGTCATCCTCGTGGGCTGCTGCCCGTCCGGGACCTCGTCGAACGTGATGAGCTTCCTGGCACGAGGCGACGTGGCGCTCGACGTCTCCATCGGCCTGCTTTCCACCCTGCTCGCGCCGTTCATGATTCCGCTGCTGATGCAGCTGCTCGCCTCGAAGTACGTGGCGATTCCCTGGCAGTCGCTCTTCCTGACCGCCGTCAAGGTGGTGCTTATCCCCGTCGCGCTCGGCGTGATCTGCCACACCATCTTCAAAGACAAGATCTCCAAGGTCACCGACGTGCTGCCGATCATCTCGCAGACCGCGATCCTCCTGATCATCGGCATCGTCGTCGCCGCCAACCACGCCGGCCTCTTCAGCACGGCCACCGCGCTGGCCATTCCCGTGGTCATCCTGCACAACCTGTGCGGCTACGGGCTCGGCTTCGGCTTCTCAAGGCTCATGTACAAGGTCTATCCGAAGGGCTTCGGCTACGCGCAGCAGAAGGCTATCACCTTCGAGGTCGGCATGCAGGACTCCGGCCTGGGCGCCACGCTGGCGCTGACCTCCTTCGCCACAGCTCCGATCACCGCGATCCCCTCGACGTTCTTCAGCGTCTGGCACAACATCTCCGGCTCGGTGCTCTCCTCCTGGTGGCGTCGCCACGACGAGAAGAAGGGCTTGGTCGCGGCCGACGAGGCCGACGCCAAAGTCGAAACCGCGAAGGCAGCTGCAGCCAAGGCATAG